The genomic region ATAGCTGAGATCTCCAAGCAGGGAGGGTGCGATCGCCGTCACCCCCACCCCATCCCAGTAGAACGGCGATTTTGAGCAACTTTCAGCGATTCGAGCCGCCGAGTCTCGGTCGAGGGGTTTGTCATGACAGAACCCTGGAGCGATCGCCTGCACGAAGTCACTGGAAATTAGTGTTTGAGATCGCTCAAAAGAAAGATTTCGATCGCCCTTCGAGTTGAGATCGATCGCGGGCGATCGGCCCGAGAAAAGGCGACAATAGAAGGCAAGAAATCATCAAAAATTAGCCCGACTTTTGCCGATCGTGCGAGTAAGGAGGCGAGAGGATGCATCCCGAACAACCCAGCAGAGAAAAGCCGAATAATTCGTCAGATCCTTGGCAAGAATTATCCCGTGACTTGGGTAAAACATTTGCCGTTTACTACACCTGGATGTTTGCGGGATTATTGCCTCCGAGTCAGAGAAAAACCCCAGATTCCCCGGAAGAGCAATCGGAAGCAAACGAGCAAGATTGATAACTTTGAGGGGCGATCGTGCCGAGCCGATGGATCGATCTAGAACGGAGAAAATTCACTAATAGAAACCAATAGAACAGCCCGGAACCGAGGGATTCCGGGCCGTTCTATTTTATTTTGAAATAAGAGCAGAAGCGAACGCTTAACAAGAGAAAACCGACGGGACGAACTGGCGGAAGATCAAAAAACCGCTTTTAAAACCAGGAAAACATTTATTATTGACTGGCTCGCACCAGTTTTTCGGCTTTAGTAAAGCCTCCTTTAATTTCCTCGTGAGAATAAGCGGCATAACTTTGTTGGCCTTCCGGATCCGAATATAATTTCGAGATCGTCACCACAATCGGCTGTCCGTTCCAGTTACGAACGACGATGTTATCGCCGACCTCAAAAGTTTCTCCCTCGCTGTTATTGACAGCTTCCAATTCCGGCAAAGGCGCGACGATCTTCGGTTTCGGCTTGGGTTTGCTTTCCGGTTTGGAAGTATCGGAGCTAGATCGATCCGCCTCCGAGGAATCTTGAGGTTGTTCGCCAGCTTCCGACCGTTCCCGAAGCTCTTCCTCAGTCGGGTTAGTTTCTTTAGGTGTTTCCGTAGATTTTCTGATACTTACAATTTCAGGTTTTTTCATTGTGATTGGGGGAACAATCCTACAGTGAGCTATACAAGACACGGGTATCCGAAACGGGGTGAACTAACCCACCCTGCCATTGGCGAAGATGGGGCTTCCTGATTCAACGGGAACAGCATCTAACAAAACCGAAGTTTTGCCAGGTTGTCTTACATTCCCTCCACAAGCAGTATCGCTGGTTCCCAACGACAAGATCCGCAAGGCTTCATTTTTGATGCATTTTGCCGCATTGATGTCGCGGTCATGATGGCTACCGCAATATTGACAAGTCCATTGACGAATATCTAACGGCAGACTATCCACTCGATTGAGGCAACCGTGACAGGTTTTAGAGGAGACAAAAAAACGGTCAACCTCAACAGAGGTTTTCCCTTCCCACTCTGCTTTATATTTCAACATCGTGGTGAACATTCCCCAACCTACATCACTAATCGCTTTAGCGAGGTTGTGATTACCCACCATCCCTTTAACATTGATATTTTCCACAGCAATCACTTGGTTTTCGTTGACTATCTTGCTCGATAGCTCGTGCAGAAAATCTTCACGGCATCGGGTAATCTTGCTATGAACCTTAGCTAACTTCTGTTTAGCTTTGATTCGATTCTGACTCCCTTTTTGCTTGCGGGATAGGTTTTGTTGTTTTCGTTTGAGATTGCCCTCGTGTTTAGCAACATGGCGGGGATGATTGTATTTTGACCCATTGCTAGTAATGGCAAAATGGTTTAGCCCAACATCTATACCAATGGCTTTCCCG from Oxynema aestuarii AP17 harbors:
- a CDS encoding RNA-guided endonuclease TnpB family protein, translated to MSLVLEFCAKPMSKVDGKAIGIDVGLNHFAITSNGSKYNHPRHVAKHEGNLKRKQQNLSRKQKGSQNRIKAKQKLAKVHSKITRCREDFLHELSSKIVNENQVIAVENINVKGMVGNHNLAKAISDVGWGMFTTMLKYKAEWEGKTSVEVDRFFVSSKTCHGCLNRVDSLPLDIRQWTCQYCGSHHDRDINAAKCIKNEALRILSLGTSDTACGGNVRQPGKTSVLLDAVPVESGSPIFANGRVG